The genomic segment GGCAGCATTCGCAGGTAAGAGCAGCGCGGCTTCATAATCCAACACAAGTGATTTGATACAGATTATAAACTGGGCCAAAATGCTGACTAACCCACCCGAACGTCTGGGCGCTGTAGGGAGTAAATTGTGCACTTTtttggggactattttcagcagtgGATTAATCCACATTTGTTGCAATTGTGGGTGTTTGCACaagcaaatgtacagtatgtgttacaATGTCAGTATTAGAGGGGAAATATGCACCTAATACCTATATTTCATTGCAGACTAGAGGGGAACAATGACTCGGGGTCACTCTAATCAACATGAATCCTGAGGTGGCTGCAAACACGCTTAGATTAATTGATTTGAAgcaaacagcaaagcagagttACCCTGAGAATTAACAGCATGGTCTGTAGAGAACGAGTTAAAGTCACGCCGCGTTAAAGGTTTCGTTTTCgtgcgccatcttgtgaggacCCCACTTGCCTTTCTGTTGGCGAGTTGGAAGCTGTGTACTGACTCCAGACGTTGCATGATTCTGCTGTGCGGCCACCATTTCGGTCAGTTCTGCTGCCAGAGTGGGTCAGTAAAGGAGTCCTGCTTTGTCTTTGCCCATCAAATTTGAGCCATTTATGCTACAGGAAGTGCTGCACAATACCTACAAcgaattaaaaaactaaatccatccatccatgatcGATTTCGAGTCAcccattaacctaacatgcgtgTCTTTGAAATgtgggattgtgtgtgtgaaaatcaaTGGCCACATCGTTGCCTGACGACACGCCAACGTTGTGCCATACGATTTGGTAAAAACCCGCTGTTCCTTTTTCTTAATTGTCCCCTTCAGGGTTGATTATAGCCGTCCTCAGATACCTTCAGCTGAAACACAGGGTAAACAAACCGTGGCTGAACATGAGCAGCGCGGTGGCTTTCTCTGGTAGCTGTTTCGGAATGACCGTTGTTGGGAACTTCCAGGTAACGTTCTACAGAAATGTCTTTGTTAATATGCAGAATTGTAGAAAAGTTCCACAGACGTcctctctttttaaatttgggTTTAGATTGGAGCACTGACCAAAACTCACACCATGGGCATGTTTTCCACATTCGGACTGGGCCTGCTGTTCTGCTGGATTCAGTCCTACGTGACCATCAAGGCGAAATTGATGAATGACGGGAAGAAGGTCGGCATCATTCGTTTCCTGTTGTCTGGATCCATCACAGTCTGCATGATCCTCAGTATCCTTTCACTTACACCAGCGTCAGAAATGCACAGTAGTAGGctctttgtaaaaaaacaggGTTTCAACTCAGAATTATTTTCATCATCAAATAACCAGGTGATTATTTTGTGATGAACTGTTTAGTCTATGGTTTAGTTCTTGCAGAAGAAAAGTGGCCATGATGGTGGAAGCTTTGGTCGCAGAGCTTCAGATGTTCTCTGCAGCCATGGAAGAACCTCAGACGATTAAACTACATTCAGGTCTTCATGTGCtgtaatcttttgttttgcGTCAGCcttaacacacctggtgcagCCTTCTTTCTCATGTCTAAGGGCATCCACATCCACGCAGCTCGCTGCCAGTGGGCGCTCGTCATGTTCTTCCTCGTCTTCCTCGGCACTTTTACCGTTGAGTTTCGCCACTACCGTTTCCACTTAGAGTGCACAGAAAACCCCGGAAATCCAGTCCGGCTGCAAGAAAGTCTCCCTGAAGTGACGGTGCCTGAGCTGAACCAAATGTAGGGAGGTTATTGTGGAGCAAAGTCAAAGGTCCTCAGATCTAAATCAACAAGCTGTCAATGTTTCTGATGCCGGTTATAGTAGTTTTaccattattaatatttattttctctacatGTATAGTTTGTATAGTTAATGAATCTAGATTATTTTTGTAATCCGAATGCTAGATTATAATTATTTCAATGCACATTTGCACAGCATGCAGAAACTCTCTGCTTTCATTGATTAGACTCCAGGTTTGCAAAACTCCAATAAGCTTTTACAGGCATGGATGAAGAAAGAACAACCCCCCAACAGCCGTTTGCAGTAAAAGCAATTTTAAGTTACCATTTTATTCTTGAATTACTTCTGTCAGTTAGTTCAGGAGAAAATTACAGGTGGCTGTTTTTTCGTGGAAGGTTACCGACAATTTTCTccaggcctgtttttaaatctgtagCCTGAGGGATTCACCAGCACCTTTTGAATGTTtgtgttcaataaaaacatgaactttTATAATAGTTTGTGTTATTCACGTAACCCTTAAGGGATCCTGTGAACATTTTGtgcactttagttttttttattctcgAGCCATTTTGGCTCTGTTGAATGAATAGAGTTCAAACTTGCCAGAggatatgattttttttttttttaaagtttagaaCTGTCATTTCAGTTCCTTAAATTAGCCTAAAATGGCTaagctacacacacaaaaaaaaaaaacaacacatttgatCCCAGCGACAAAAActggccctgtgtgtgtgtgtgtgtccaaagtATTTTCTCTGAGGCAGCCatatttgattttgattgaAATATCGAGTTATGTAAACATAATGGcttttaaagggttaaaaacCAATTCAGGCTGAGGTGGTTTAAAGTGGAAAACATACTAATATaatttttacagcagtttttggGAAGTTGGCATTTTCTGTCATAAGGGACAAATGTGTCCTCTTAAGGGTTAAGAACATTGTTTTCCCCACCAAGTCAGGTCTGTTCAAACAATTATAAGGTGGAAGATCTTGCAGCTTCCAGCAGGGATGGCTAGAAAAGAAGCAGGACAGGGGTCCTGAAGGACCAGGATTGACAACCTCTAGTCTCAACCACATTGTGTGACGAACTTAAAGCAGAAAATCAGGGAAGTCTAAGggggttcacatacttttgttGGCAATGTATGTGAACAGGTCCATACCAAAGGCAGTAAGAGAGTCATTGGATCAATTAGGTTGTGTGTGAATTTACCATCTAGCATTTTGGAGTgaaattgtaagtttttttttatgagaggAAACATCTAGCGGAACATTTGGACGCAGACAGGACTTTAAGTGAAACAAGGCATTTTATTGGAAGTCATTTTCCTGAAATATGCCGAAACGATTTCACACAAATCATCAATGTGGCAATTTATAAGTTAACGCTCCAAGACTTACACCACAGCTGAACATCGAGGATGGAACATTTAAATAGACACAAATCACCTGCGAGGGGATTTCTAAGACGTTCCAACAAAGACAAACTTCCTGTCAGCAGGATGTCTGCTGAGCGCATCTACGTTCTAAAGCATTACTGCTCCGTTACTGGATAAAGCCTCATACAGCtacgcacacacacctgtatGTATAGAGgggaagaaacaaaacaatgacaaagacagctctcacacacaattTTGTAGGATTGGCAACAGAATACAGTTCatctaaaaaggtaaaaaggttACGTTAACCTCACAGGTCATGTGCAGCACCATTTAACTACAGCTTTTATGTTCCCAGTCAAATGGTCCAAAGACAGTGATGTTCCATTTGAGTTCCTATTAACACTCCGTAAGTCTGCTTCCATGCATGAGAAAGCCATCCGCAAAAAAAGGGGAGGGGGAATTCTTGGGAGGCTGGCTAACTGTAGCTCCAGCAGCCCCTCCTGCACCTGTGACTGTGAACCAGACATTGGGTAaagggaagaaaaggaaaaggtcaTGATGAAGTCAGAGAAGTTCTCTCTGCTGCCCCACGCTGTGTTAAGCACGTCCCGTCACTTCCAGTTGGACGAAGGACGTGATGAGGTTATAGTGGGACTGCTCCTCCTCAGTCAGCTCCATGTTTCCAGGCCTGACCACCACCACCACGTTCACCCCGGCTTCTTCAGCTGCTTTAGCCTCTGCAAGGGAAGAGGTTTGTTTTAGGTAAATTCATCtattcattttttcattaagctctttttttatttttcaataaataaatgatataaaataataagaataaaacacaaatgactaCATCATTTataaagatcaatggctttcacaCATTCTCAGAGAAAAGAAGCTGCTGCACGAGGTTTTTTACCTAACACTAATCTTAGTGGTGTCTCGAAGAATTCAGATCTGCTgatttcagaacacaaatatttatattctcGTGCTCTAGTTAACCCTTAAAAACTAAATCCGCACACTGTGAtgtcatttctttattgtcccagGAAGCACCTCTTTATGTACCAATAATTTCCAGCCCAACTTGGgttgtccccccccccctctaaatatatatatatatatatatatatatatatatatatatatatatatatatatatatatatatatattcttaaCCCTTAAGAGGACACATTTGTCCCTTATGACAGAAAATGCCAACTTCccaaaaactgctgtaaaaattatattagtatgttttccactttaatctctctctctctctctcccccccccccacccccccacacacacatccccaAACTTGTTTCAGT from the Channa argus isolate prfri chromosome 18, Channa argus male v1.0, whole genome shotgun sequence genome contains:
- the tmem150c gene encoding transmembrane protein 150C isoform X3, encoding MWNCSPWALLPATFSVCTAAGLWLVYLIAVENKSIASLGLRQWGKNESLYPPYISNAGNSPPASCIFSEVMNLAAFAGLIIAVLRYLQLKHRVNKPWLNMSSAVAFSGSCFGMTVVGNFQIGALTKTHTMGMFSTFGLGLLFCWIQSYVTIKAKLMNDGKKVGIIRFLLSGSITVCMILTFFLMSKGIHIHAARCQWALVMFFLVFLGTFTVEFRHYRFHLECTENPGNPVRLQESLPEVTVPELNQM
- the tmem150c gene encoding transmembrane protein 150C isoform X1; this translates as MCNMSQKMTIKQSAKKSLHKLQLQTDTHVLPVPGDVRIVLILNSTFSCTFCHFNRYLIAVENKSIASLGLRQWGKNESLYPPYISNAGNSPPASCIFSEVMNLAAFAGLIIAVLRYLQLKHRVNKPWLNMSSAVAFSGSCFGMTVVGNFQIGALTKTHTMGMFSTFGLGLLFCWIQSYVTIKAKLMNDGKKVGIIRFLLSGSITVCMILTFFLMSKGIHIHAARCQWALVMFFLVFLGTFTVEFRHYRFHLECTENPGNPVRLQESLPEVTVPELNQM
- the tmem150c gene encoding transmembrane protein 150C isoform X4; translation: MEADQGQNPQQCTNLECSSVCRYLIAVENKSIASLGLRQWGKNESLYPPYISNAGNSPPASCIFSEVMNLAAFAGLIIAVLRYLQLKHRVNKPWLNMSSAVAFSGSCFGMTVVGNFQIGALTKTHTMGMFSTFGLGLLFCWIQSYVTIKAKLMNDGKKVGIIRFLLSGSITVCMILTFFLMSKGIHIHAARCQWALVMFFLVFLGTFTVEFRHYRFHLECTENPGNPVRLQESLPEVTVPELNQM
- the tmem150c gene encoding transmembrane protein 150C isoform X2, with the translated sequence MASSSSVESEQTKMWNCSPWALLPATFSVCTAAGLWLVYLIAVENKSIASLGLRQWGKNESLYPPYISNAGNSPPASCIFSEVMNLAAFAGLIIAVLRYLQLKHRVNKPWLNMSSAVAFSGSCFGMTVVGNFQIGALTKTHTMGMFSTFGLGLLFCWIQSYVTIKAKLMNDGKKVGIIRFLLSGSITVCMILTFFLMSKGIHIHAARCQWALVMFFLVFLGTFTVEFRHYRFHLECTENPGNPVRLQESLPEVTVPELNQM